From Candidatus Eisenbacteria bacterium, one genomic window encodes:
- the mrdA gene encoding penicillin-binding protein 2 has product MTERADPKIPFRAGVLGALLLLAFIVLLGRLFQMQVLVSGKYRAHAEENRIRPERVTALRGRIIGRDGMLYADNRPSFSVAVVPFEIRRNLAVVDHLADLIGADRDQLRERAAKGYARPHEPRAIVPDVDLTVVSIVEEHALDLPGVLILTEPVRVYPGGPAAAHVLGYVGEISDREVDETKGGALRPGARVGRAGLESAYDERLRGRDGFRYVQEDAHGRRLGTLREEEPIPGEDLVITLDWGLQERAESLLAGHEAGTIVALDPEDGEVLLLACSPSFDPNLFSVAVPAAAWDSLSGHPLHPLLNRSIQSAFPPGSVYKPITAIEGIEQRVVGPETVLLPCFGAWQYGRRAFRCWKPEGHGALSMRGAIEQSCDVYFYQVGARLDLDRFAAAARVFGLGARTGIDLPGEKAGLIPDTRYMNERYGKSGWGGGALLNHSIGQGEILTTPLQIARLYAALATGRIVEPHLLHHAAGAEGKEPRRAVSASRPVPLPEEILRPVREGLIRVVEGERGTGRAARVPGVPSAGKTGTAQNPHGEDHAWFVAWAPANRPRIVLAVIIENAGHGGAVAAPLAGDLLRYYFEREKT; this is encoded by the coding sequence GTGACCGAGCGCGCGGATCCCAAGATCCCGTTTCGAGCGGGCGTGCTCGGCGCGCTTCTCCTCCTCGCGTTCATCGTTCTCCTCGGGCGTCTCTTCCAGATGCAGGTGCTCGTTTCGGGGAAGTACCGCGCGCACGCCGAGGAGAACCGGATCCGCCCCGAGCGGGTCACGGCGCTTCGTGGGCGGATCATCGGGCGCGACGGGATGCTCTACGCGGACAATCGTCCCTCGTTCAGCGTGGCGGTCGTCCCGTTCGAGATCCGGAGGAACCTCGCGGTGGTCGATCATCTCGCCGATCTCATCGGCGCCGACCGCGACCAGCTTCGGGAGCGGGCCGCGAAAGGGTACGCGCGGCCGCACGAGCCGCGGGCGATCGTCCCGGACGTGGATCTCACCGTCGTGAGCATCGTCGAGGAGCACGCGCTCGATCTCCCCGGCGTGCTCATCCTGACGGAGCCGGTGCGCGTGTATCCGGGAGGTCCGGCCGCCGCCCACGTGCTCGGGTATGTCGGGGAGATCTCGGACCGGGAGGTGGATGAGACGAAGGGAGGGGCTCTTCGCCCCGGGGCGCGCGTCGGGCGCGCCGGTCTCGAGAGCGCCTACGACGAGAGGCTGCGGGGGCGGGACGGGTTTCGCTACGTGCAGGAGGATGCGCACGGGAGGCGGCTCGGAACCTTGCGCGAGGAGGAGCCGATCCCGGGAGAGGACCTCGTCATCACCCTCGACTGGGGACTGCAAGAGCGCGCCGAATCGCTTCTCGCCGGGCACGAAGCGGGGACCATCGTCGCCCTCGATCCGGAAGACGGCGAGGTCCTTCTTCTCGCCTGTTCCCCTTCGTTCGACCCGAACCTCTTCTCGGTCGCCGTCCCGGCGGCCGCGTGGGATTCGCTGAGCGGGCATCCCCTCCACCCGCTTCTCAATCGATCGATCCAATCCGCGTTTCCTCCAGGATCGGTCTACAAGCCGATCACCGCGATCGAAGGGATCGAACAGCGCGTCGTCGGTCCGGAGACCGTCCTCCTCCCCTGCTTCGGGGCGTGGCAGTACGGGCGGCGCGCGTTCCGCTGCTGGAAACCGGAAGGGCACGGGGCGCTCTCGATGCGCGGCGCGATCGAGCAGTCGTGCGACGTGTATTTCTACCAAGTCGGAGCCAGGCTCGATCTCGATCGCTTCGCCGCCGCCGCCCGCGTGTTCGGGCTCGGCGCCCGGACGGGGATCGACCTTCCCGGAGAGAAGGCGGGGCTCATTCCTGATACTCGATACATGAATGAACGATACGGAAAGTCCGGATGGGGAGGGGGCGCCCTCCTGAACCACTCGATCGGCCAGGGGGAGATCCTCACGACGCCCCTTCAGATCGCGCGCCTCTACGCGGCGCTCGCGACCGGGAGGATCGTCGAGCCGCACCTTCTCCACCATGCGGCCGGAGCGGAGGGGAAAGAGCCGCGGCGCGCGGTCTCCGCGTCGAGACCGGTCCCGCTTCCCGAGGAGATCCTCCGCCCGGTGCGCGAGGGGCTCATCCGCGTCGTGGAAGGGGAGCGGGGGACCGGGCGCGCGGCGCGCGTGCCGGGCGTCCCGTCCGCCGGGAAGACCGGAACCGCGCAGAACCCGCACGGCGAGGACCACGCGTGGTTCGTCGCGTGGGCCCCCGCGAACCGGCCGCGCATCGTCCTTGCGGTCATCATCGAGAACGCCGGTCACGGAGGGGCGGTTGCGGCCCCTCTCGCGGGGGATCTCCTCCGGTACTATTTCGAGCGGGAGAAGACGTAG